The Candidatus Woesearchaeota archaeon DNA window TTTTAGAACAGAGAGCGCAGAGAATGCAAAAGAGATTGAAAGCATTGTTGATGCAGGAAAAAGGAAATACAAAGAAGCAATAGACAGTTACATAAGCAGGGGCAATTAATTTTTTATTTAAATAATTTTATTTTTTTATATTTCTTCTGTTGTCGTGAAATCATCATCCCTCAGGTGAAAAGCCCTTTTCTCCAGATTAAGGATTTCCCCGTTCAGAACTTTCCCTATGAAAATCACATGGTCTCCTTCCTCAATCTCATTGACAACCTCGCATTCCAAAAATGCGCACGCCTCCTTGATTCTCGGGCAGTCAATGGATGAGCACTCCAATTTTGTAAGCCCTGAGTCATGAAACTTGTCTGTTGTTGCACCTGTCTTCCTTCCGCAGAAGAGTATGGCATCCCT harbors:
- a CDS encoding flavin reductase family protein — its product is MAGFSEIFNPMQTVLVSSRGSSSQPHLRQRKDGDIDNIMAIDWHMPVSFKPALYAISVGKTRFSFGIIESSKVFAVNFMPAEKRDAILFCGRKTGATTDKFHDSGLTKLECSSIDCPRIKEACAFLECEVVNEIEEGDHVIFIGKVLNGEILNLEKRAFHLRDDDFTTTEEI